ACACGGATATCATAGGGGAAAGCCACATACGCGCCGCCCATTTCGGCGGACCGGATGACCGTATCGTAGCTGTAAGTTTTTTCATTCATATCATCACACCTTCCTGATGGGACACCGTATCTTCGGCTCACAATCGGCAAGTTCGGCGTAAAACTGACAAATCGGATAAGATGCCATGATGTCTCCTTCACTTCATAAGCTCCTATCTATCCTGCACACTCGGCCCGGTATCCGCTCGCAGTTGGCATTGCGCAAATCCGACAGGAAGATCATCATCAAAATAAAGAAAAAAACACAGCATCTTTATTCAAAAGAGTTCTTCCCATTTCCTGCTTCAAGTCATTGAATTCGTTATCCGGCCATAGAAGAATGGCCAATTGAGTTATAATAATCAAATCAGATATTGTTGCTTTCCTTAACATACAGTTATCTCCTTGCCTTTTTTACGTAATCGAAAATTGCTTCTCTGATCATATGCTTACATTGTATCGCCAAGCATGTCATAAAATACTGTTTCTGGCACGATTTCTATATCCTGCCCATTGAGCTTATTCTTCTCGGCTTTCTTCTGCTTATTGCTTTTCCCATCTTTGATGGTGGCGCAATAATCGTTGTTTCCGAGAATCAGAAAGTTCGTATTCTTTGTTACATCGTCCTCATTAATCCCCCCGAGGTCAGCTACAATCTGCATTGCCTCTTTCCTCGTGAATTTCTCCAGTTTCCCGGTGAAAACACAATGCTGATTATAAAGCGGACTATCTGCATTAATTTTGGATTCATCACCCTGAATGTCAGCGGCCTTTACCGAATGGCTGCCTCCACCGCCGTGATGAGAATAGGTCTTGATGAAGGACTCCTCGTTCTCATACTGGTTCAAAACTTCTTCGTGAAGTTTTCCGAAGCACTGTGCCGTAGCTACGCAATCAGCGAGAGCTCTGTGCTCATGTTCATTTGTAATACCATACAGCTCAACCATATCCCTCAATCTATGATGCTTCATCTCCGGATACAGCTTGCGAGCCATGCGCATTGCATCGATATAATCATTTGTCATCGGTTTGCTCAGATGCTCCATGAAATTGTCATGCAAGAAATTCACATCGAAGCTGACATTATATCCGACGATAATGCTGTCTCCCAAAAACTTAGAAAAGGCTCGTACTACTTCTGGTGTCTTTGGCGCATCTGCAAGCATCTCATTTGTAATACCTGTAAGTTCAACAATGAAGTCATCGATAAAAGTTCCATATAGC
This DNA window, taken from Clostridiales bacterium, encodes the following:
- a CDS encoding exonuclease domain-containing protein, coding for MVELTGITNEMLADAPKTPEVVRAFSKFLGDSIIVGYNVSFDVNFLHDNFMEHLSKPMTNDYIDAMRMARKLYPEMKHHRLRDMVELYGITNEHEHRALADCVATAQCFGKLHEEVLNQYENEESFIKTYSHHGGGGSHSVKAADIQGDESKINADSPLYNQHCVFTGKLEKFTRKEAMQIVADLGGINEDDVTKNTNFLILGNNDYCATIKDGKSNKQKKAEKNKLNGQDIEIVPETVFYDMLGDTM